One window from the genome of Synechococcus sp. PROS-7-1 encodes:
- a CDS encoding glycosyl transferase — protein MDFQQSLIATVHDYSLGNLNAIAFNKELKQRPTALLIPCLMEEFSRPALRLIRDTLSSLTGLSNLVIALSADRAADVKAAEAFFADMPFPVHVHWTNGPAVNDILASMEQHGLDLTGPPGKGWAVWQGLGVACQHAEVIGLFDADIRTFGSGYPERMLRPLLDPSHGMAYVKAFYSRLSLETQALQGRATRLFVGPLLTSLEQIFGPLPYLRYLQTFRYPLAGEFAFTRDLAMNLRIPSDWGLEMGLLSEVYRHVAPSRIAQVDLGLFDHKHKSLGQRPNEGLQRMASEIFCTVLRSLMEHEGCVVSMDQLPTLEVLYRRVGEDRVRQFGLDSAINRLPYDRHGEELAVHRFSELLRPGLTSLMASPIAHQLPSWSRLHSCNPSFASELALAGRADRSPTLRSTGARRPRRPNCPTAPSPAERRSASSTAA, from the coding sequence ATGGATTTTCAGCAGAGCCTGATCGCCACGGTTCACGACTACAGCCTGGGCAATCTCAACGCCATTGCCTTCAACAAGGAGCTCAAGCAGAGACCAACCGCTCTGCTAATCCCCTGCCTGATGGAGGAATTCAGTCGACCCGCCCTGCGCCTGATTCGCGACACGCTCTCCTCACTCACGGGTCTGTCCAACCTGGTCATCGCCCTGTCCGCGGACAGGGCAGCCGATGTCAAAGCTGCTGAGGCATTCTTCGCGGACATGCCCTTCCCCGTGCATGTGCACTGGACCAACGGTCCGGCCGTGAACGACATCCTCGCGTCGATGGAGCAGCACGGACTCGACCTCACTGGTCCACCCGGCAAGGGCTGGGCGGTTTGGCAAGGCCTGGGCGTTGCCTGTCAGCACGCGGAAGTGATCGGCCTCTTCGACGCCGACATCCGCACCTTCGGTTCCGGCTATCCGGAACGGATGCTCCGACCCCTGCTCGACCCATCCCACGGGATGGCTTACGTCAAAGCGTTCTACAGCAGGCTCTCTTTGGAAACCCAAGCCCTCCAGGGCCGGGCCACCCGCTTATTTGTTGGGCCTCTGCTGACGAGCCTTGAGCAGATTTTCGGTCCACTGCCCTATCTGCGTTATCTGCAGACGTTTCGCTACCCATTGGCAGGAGAATTCGCCTTTACGAGGGATTTGGCGATGAATCTGCGCATCCCATCGGACTGGGGCTTGGAAATGGGCCTGCTCTCGGAGGTGTATCGGCATGTTGCACCCAGCCGCATCGCCCAGGTGGACCTTGGTCTGTTCGATCACAAGCACAAGAGCTTGGGCCAGCGGCCCAATGAGGGACTGCAGCGCATGGCCAGCGAAATCTTCTGCACGGTGTTGCGCAGCCTGATGGAGCACGAGGGATGCGTGGTGTCCATGGATCAACTGCCGACCTTGGAGGTGCTGTACCGACGGGTTGGCGAAGACAGGGTGCGTCAGTTCGGACTCGACTCAGCGATCAATCGGTTGCCCTACGACCGGCATGGCGAAGAGCTAGCGGTGCATCGCTTCTCCGAACTTCTGAGACCTGGCCTCACCTCATTGATGGCATCACCGATCGCCCATCAACTGCCGAGCTGGTCGAGGCTTCATAGCTGCAATCCATCGTTTGCCTCCGAGCTCGCCTTAGCAGGACGCGCCGACCGAAGTCCCACCCTGCGCAGTACGGGAGCAAGGCGGCCACGACGACCCAACTGCCCCACCGCGCCATCCCCTGCTGAACGCCGCTCAGCCTCGAGCACTGCGGCCTAA
- a CDS encoding DUF1830 domain-containing protein, protein MIECMYNNDTDRMVILKCIGENQFYREKVVMPKELYWFEAPLNSRLEIWQMSTQGQMLHIRADVSDYAFNKKSADESPITSLWAC, encoded by the coding sequence ATGATCGAATGCATGTACAACAATGACACCGACCGAATGGTCATTCTCAAGTGCATTGGAGAGAATCAGTTCTATCGAGAAAAGGTTGTAATGCCAAAGGAGTTGTACTGGTTTGAGGCACCGCTCAACAGCAGACTGGAGATCTGGCAGATGTCGACGCAAGGACAAATGCTTCACATTCGCGCCGATGTATCTGATTACGCATTCAACAAAAAATCAGCCGATGAGTCACCCATCACATCTCTCTGGGCATGCTGA
- the urtE gene encoding urea ABC transporter ATP-binding subunit UrtE: MTELLEIRGLNTYYGESHILRDVDLTVKSGEMVCLIGRNGVGKTTLLKSLIGLLRPRRGEIVFNGDGLDRQAPYQRARAGVGYVPQGREIIPQLTVEDNLMLGMEALPGGLGRHRRIDPFVFELFPILREFLPRKGGDLSGGQQQQLAIARALLGKPKLLLLDEPTEGIQPNIVQDIEAAVRRIIAETGIGVLLVEQHLHFVRQADRYYAMQRGGIVASGLTSELSQSVVDQFLSV, translated from the coding sequence ATGACGGAACTTCTGGAAATCCGCGGATTGAATACCTATTACGGCGAGAGCCATATCCTTCGGGACGTGGACCTCACCGTGAAATCTGGTGAGATGGTTTGTCTGATCGGCCGTAACGGTGTGGGTAAGACCACGCTGCTCAAGTCGTTGATCGGTCTGTTGCGACCGCGTCGCGGAGAGATTGTCTTCAACGGTGATGGGCTCGACCGTCAGGCTCCTTATCAAAGGGCAAGGGCTGGGGTTGGCTATGTGCCCCAGGGGCGAGAAATCATTCCACAGCTGACCGTTGAGGACAACCTGATGCTGGGAATGGAAGCGCTCCCAGGTGGGCTCGGACGCCACCGGCGTATCGATCCGTTTGTGTTTGAGCTCTTCCCCATCTTGAGGGAGTTTCTGCCTCGCAAGGGTGGTGACCTCAGCGGTGGCCAGCAGCAGCAGTTGGCCATTGCCCGGGCACTGCTTGGCAAGCCCAAATTGCTGCTGCTCGATGAACCTACTGAGGGCATTCAGCCCAACATCGTGCAGGACATTGAAGCTGCTGTACGTCGCATCATTGCCGAGACCGGCATTGGTGTTCTGCTGGTGGAGCAGCACCTTCATTTTGTTCGGCAAGCCGATCGCTATTACGCAATGCAGCGTGGGGGGATTGTGGCCAGTGGTCTAACCAGTGAATTAAGTCAGTCGGTTGTCGATCAATTTCTCAGTGTGTAA
- the urtD gene encoding urea ABC transporter ATP-binding protein UrtD: MSAPLLELRKITVSFDGFLALRDLNLSLQPGELRAVIGPNGAGKTTFLDVISGKTSPTDGEVVFQGRSLLGTQEHRIARLGIGRKFQSPRVFEKLSVEENLALAVSQPKQPWSLLFGGLNATQRDQVHHLMDIVNLQNRAHWMAGALSHGQKQWLEIAMLVGQDPDLLLVDEPVAGLTDEETDLTADLLKSLAGDHTVLVIEHDMEFIRRLESQVTVLHQGHVLCEGTMDQVQVDPRVIEVYLGTTEEQNG, encoded by the coding sequence ATGAGTGCTCCCCTTTTGGAGTTACGCAAGATCACAGTCAGCTTTGACGGCTTTTTAGCCCTACGCGATCTCAATCTCAGTCTCCAGCCTGGTGAACTGAGGGCGGTGATTGGTCCCAATGGTGCTGGCAAAACCACCTTTTTGGATGTGATCTCCGGAAAGACGTCCCCTACCGACGGCGAGGTGGTGTTTCAGGGTCGCTCACTTCTGGGTACTCAGGAACACCGCATCGCCCGGCTCGGCATCGGTCGCAAATTTCAGAGTCCGCGTGTGTTCGAGAAGTTGAGTGTGGAAGAGAACTTGGCGCTGGCTGTTAGTCAGCCGAAACAGCCTTGGTCTCTGTTATTTGGTGGCTTGAATGCCACACAGCGCGATCAGGTGCATCATTTGATGGACATCGTGAATTTACAAAACCGGGCTCACTGGATGGCGGGAGCTCTCTCCCATGGTCAGAAACAGTGGCTGGAGATTGCGATGTTGGTGGGTCAGGATCCTGACCTTCTTCTCGTTGATGAGCCGGTGGCAGGACTCACCGATGAGGAGACGGATCTCACCGCTGATTTGCTCAAGTCGTTGGCGGGAGATCACACCGTGCTGGTGATTGAGCACGACATGGAGTTCATCCGACGCTTGGAGAGCCAAGTGACGGTGTTGCACCAGGGTCATGTGCTCTGTGAGGGAACGATGGATCAGGTGCAGGTTGATCCGCGTGTGATTGAGGTGTATCTCGGAACCACGGAGGAGCAGAACGGATGA
- the urtC gene encoding urea ABC transporter permease subunit UrtC → MIQAFQGRRWPIVLVWVLIVAVVVAAPAVLPVFRLNLLGRFLSLAIVALGIDLIWGFTGLLSLGQGIFFALGGYGAAMYLQLNSSASHPNGIPEFFSLYGVDRLPFFWEPFHNPLFTVIAIWLVPALLAALLGNMVFRNRIKGVYFSILTQAALLVFFNFFNGQQKLINGTNGLKTDVTKLFGQMVGSPEMQRWFFWITAVIVILAWLFVRWLVRGRFGDVLIAIRDDEPRLRFTGYNPTLFKTIVFAIAGGLAGIGGALFTVQSGIVSPQYMAVPFSIEMVIWVAVGGRGTLVGAILGAVSIMYAKSLVSEAMPQSWLFIQGGLFILVVTALPEGVIGWFRTDGPRNLLSRLGLGRRISTYPQLEIDGQEEVQP, encoded by the coding sequence ATGATCCAAGCCTTTCAAGGCCGTCGCTGGCCAATCGTTCTCGTCTGGGTGCTGATCGTGGCCGTGGTGGTGGCCGCACCAGCGGTGCTTCCTGTGTTTCGGCTCAACCTGTTAGGTCGTTTCCTTTCCCTGGCGATCGTGGCCCTCGGTATTGATTTGATCTGGGGTTTTACCGGATTGCTCAGCCTCGGTCAGGGCATCTTTTTCGCTCTTGGTGGCTATGGGGCGGCGATGTATCTCCAGCTCAATAGTTCTGCCAGCCATCCCAACGGCATCCCCGAGTTCTTCAGTCTTTACGGCGTGGATCGGCTGCCCTTTTTCTGGGAACCCTTCCACAATCCTCTGTTCACGGTGATTGCCATCTGGCTGGTGCCGGCTTTGTTGGCTGCGCTGCTCGGCAACATGGTCTTCCGCAACCGCATCAAGGGTGTCTACTTCTCGATCCTCACCCAAGCGGCTTTGCTGGTGTTTTTCAATTTTTTCAATGGCCAGCAGAAGCTGATTAACGGAACCAACGGTCTTAAAACCGATGTGACCAAGCTGTTCGGCCAGATGGTTGGATCTCCAGAGATGCAGCGGTGGTTCTTTTGGATCACTGCTGTGATCGTGATCTTGGCCTGGCTGTTTGTGCGCTGGTTGGTACGTGGTCGTTTCGGCGATGTGTTGATCGCGATCCGTGATGACGAGCCGCGGCTTCGCTTCACCGGCTACAACCCCACCCTGTTCAAGACGATTGTGTTTGCGATTGCCGGGGGTCTTGCGGGTATCGGCGGTGCCCTCTTCACGGTGCAGTCGGGGATCGTTTCGCCCCAGTACATGGCGGTGCCCTTTTCGATCGAAATGGTGATCTGGGTCGCAGTAGGAGGTCGCGGCACGCTGGTCGGTGCCATTCTCGGCGCCGTCTCGATCATGTATGCCAAGAGTCTGGTGAGCGAGGCGATGCCTCAGAGCTGGCTGTTTATTCAGGGTGGACTATTCATTTTGGTGGTCACGGCACTGCCGGAAGGCGTCATCGGCTGGTTCCGCACGGACGGCCCTCGCAACCTGCTGTCTCGCCTGGGTTTGGGTCGTCGAATTTCCACCTATCCCCAATTGGAAATCGACGGTCAAGAGGAGGTGCAGCCATGA
- a CDS encoding branched-chain amino acid ABC transporter permease, producing the protein MQLLFESLFNGVAIGSVLLVAALGLAIVFGLMGVINLAHGELIMLGAYTTYVVQLIFKLPVFQPIYDTYVLVAIPLAFITSGVVGILLERTVIRRLYGNPLETLLATWGVSLILQQFVRSVPLAQAAGAVLALVLGFSLPLLLPKALLQGSRARWMRAGSWGVSALVGVVFANGLASQVSRIARATSRNVDVTAPKWMRGGLEFADLTFPVPRLVIIVITVVAVVGVTWFLNRSVWGMRIRAVTQNREMSDCLGIPTDTVDVLTFGIGSGLAGVAGVAVSLLGSVGPNVGTSYIVGCFMVVVLGGVGNLLGTVIASFVIGLLTDLIGAGRLLSIWPGMPAPLEGVVKFFATTSMAQVMVFALIVVFLQFRPAGLFPQKGRMVEA; encoded by the coding sequence GTGCAACTGCTATTTGAGAGCCTGTTCAACGGTGTGGCCATCGGCTCTGTGCTCCTGGTGGCTGCCCTCGGATTGGCGATCGTTTTTGGTCTGATGGGTGTGATCAATCTCGCGCATGGCGAGCTGATCATGCTTGGGGCTTACACCACTTATGTGGTTCAGCTGATCTTCAAGCTGCCTGTATTTCAGCCCATTTATGACACCTACGTTCTGGTGGCGATTCCGCTGGCCTTCATCACAAGTGGCGTGGTGGGCATCCTTTTGGAACGCACCGTGATTCGCCGCCTCTACGGCAATCCCCTCGAAACACTGTTGGCCACCTGGGGCGTCAGCTTGATCTTGCAGCAGTTCGTGCGCAGTGTGCCACTGGCTCAGGCAGCTGGTGCGGTGCTTGCTCTTGTGCTTGGTTTTTCGTTGCCCTTGTTGCTTCCCAAGGCTCTGTTGCAAGGCTCCCGAGCTCGTTGGATGCGCGCTGGCAGCTGGGGTGTTTCGGCTCTTGTTGGCGTGGTGTTTGCCAATGGATTGGCTTCTCAGGTCAGTCGGATCGCGCGTGCCACTTCCCGCAATGTGGATGTAACGGCACCCAAATGGATGCGCGGCGGGCTGGAGTTCGCCGATCTGACCTTCCCCGTGCCTCGTCTGGTGATCATCGTGATCACGGTGGTGGCCGTGGTCGGCGTGACCTGGTTCCTCAACCGCAGCGTCTGGGGCATGCGCATTCGTGCCGTGACTCAGAACCGAGAGATGAGTGATTGCCTTGGTATTCCCACCGACACCGTCGACGTGCTCACCTTCGGAATCGGTTCGGGGTTGGCTGGCGTTGCTGGTGTGGCGGTGTCATTACTCGGTTCAGTCGGCCCGAATGTGGGGACCTCCTACATCGTGGGCTGCTTCATGGTCGTGGTGCTTGGCGGTGTAGGCAATCTGCTTGGCACGGTGATCGCCTCATTCGTCATCGGCTTGCTGACCGATCTCATTGGTGCAGGGCGGTTGCTTTCGATCTGGCCTGGTATGCCCGCTCCCCTGGAGGGAGTGGTGAAATTCTTCGCCACCACAAGCATGGCCCAGGTGATGGTCTTCGCTCTGATTGTGGTCTTCTTGCAGTTCCGTCCAGCGGGTCTGTTCCCGCAGAAGGGACGCATGGTGGAGGCCTGA
- the urtA gene encoding urea ABC transporter substrate-binding protein, whose amino-acid sequence MSQPLSKRILISLAAASLGLTVTACGGGDQASSVEYDDTVKVGILHSLTGTMAISESTLVDTEKMAIDEINAAGGVEVDGKKYKIEYIVEDGASDWPTFAEKSKKLIDQDKVPVVFGGWTSASRKAMLPVYESKDAFLYYPIQYEGQECSKNIFYTGATPNQQSEPATFFMYKNSPAAGKPFFLVGSDYVFPRTSNTITKEQLKSLGGEVVGEDYLPLGNTEVAPIIAKIKEALPDGGVIINTLNGDQNVAFFKQIQDAGITPANGYYVMSYSIAEEEISTIGPEFLEGHYGAWNYMMSIDTPASKKFAADFKAKYGDDRVVADPQESAYNMVYLWKKAVEKAGTFDDDKVREALVGIKFDAPQGPIEVRPNHHISQIVRIGEITSDGQFKIIEESDSPIDPQTWNQFEPTSKGFACDWTDPSKGEKYKL is encoded by the coding sequence ATGTCTCAACCGTTGTCAAAACGCATTTTGATCAGCCTGGCGGCGGCCTCTCTTGGCTTGACAGTCACGGCTTGTGGTGGTGGTGATCAAGCCTCCAGCGTCGAGTACGACGACACCGTGAAGGTTGGCATTCTTCATTCCCTCACGGGCACGATGGCTATTTCCGAGTCCACCCTTGTGGATACCGAGAAAATGGCCATTGATGAGATCAACGCTGCAGGTGGCGTTGAGGTCGATGGTAAAAAGTACAAAATCGAGTACATCGTTGAAGACGGTGCTTCTGATTGGCCCACCTTTGCCGAAAAGTCCAAAAAACTGATCGACCAGGACAAGGTGCCTGTGGTTTTCGGCGGTTGGACTTCGGCCAGCCGGAAGGCCATGCTTCCCGTTTACGAATCGAAGGACGCCTTCCTTTACTACCCAATTCAGTATGAGGGCCAGGAGTGTTCCAAAAATATTTTTTATACTGGTGCAACTCCGAACCAGCAGTCGGAGCCTGCGACGTTCTTTATGTACAAGAACTCGCCCGCCGCTGGTAAGCCCTTCTTCCTTGTGGGTTCGGATTACGTCTTCCCCCGTACTTCTAACACCATCACCAAAGAGCAACTTAAGTCGCTCGGCGGCGAAGTGGTCGGTGAGGACTACCTGCCCCTGGGCAACACCGAGGTGGCTCCGATCATCGCCAAGATCAAGGAGGCCCTGCCTGATGGTGGTGTGATCATCAACACCCTCAACGGTGACCAGAACGTCGCCTTCTTCAAGCAGATCCAGGACGCTGGCATCACCCCTGCCAATGGCTACTACGTGATGAGCTACTCCATCGCGGAGGAAGAGATCAGCACGATTGGACCTGAGTTCCTGGAGGGCCATTACGGTGCTTGGAACTACATGATGTCCATCGATACTCCTGCTTCCAAGAAGTTCGCTGCTGACTTCAAGGCCAAGTACGGTGACGATCGTGTGGTGGCTGACCCGCAGGAGTCCGCTTACAACATGGTTTATCTATGGAAGAAAGCTGTCGAGAAGGCCGGAACCTTTGACGACGACAAAGTCCGTGAGGCTCTGGTCGGAATCAAGTTCGATGCTCCCCAGGGACCGATCGAAGTTCGCCCGAACCACCACATCTCCCAGATTGTGCGCATCGGCGAGATCACTTCGGATGGTCAGTTCAAAATCATCGAGGAATCGGATTCTCCGATCGACCCTCAAACTTGGAACCAGTTCGAGCCCACTTCCAAAGGATTTGCTTGCGACTGGACCGATCCCAGCAAAGGTGAAAAATACAAGCTCTGA
- the ureG gene encoding urease accessory protein UreG encodes MGSKLRLGVAGPVGSGKTALVEALCRRLRDQLQLAVVTNDIYTQEDAQFLTHAGALEPSRIRGVETGGCPHTAIREDCSINRAAVAELEAQFPGLDLVLVESGGDNLAASFSPELVDLCLYVIDVAAGDKIPRKGGPGITRSDLLVINKIDLAPLVGADLAVMERDTLRMRGDRPWCFTNLHSGEGLDSVVAFVLRQLPNVESISSS; translated from the coding sequence ATGGGGAGCAAGTTACGTCTGGGTGTGGCTGGGCCGGTGGGGTCCGGCAAAACCGCTCTTGTGGAGGCGCTTTGCCGGCGACTGCGGGATCAACTGCAGTTGGCGGTGGTCACCAATGACATCTACACCCAGGAAGATGCTCAATTCTTGACGCACGCCGGAGCTTTGGAGCCGTCAAGGATCCGCGGCGTAGAGACCGGTGGCTGTCCGCACACGGCCATACGGGAGGACTGTTCCATCAACAGGGCGGCGGTGGCGGAGTTGGAAGCTCAGTTCCCAGGTCTGGATCTGGTGTTGGTTGAGAGCGGCGGCGACAATCTGGCGGCCAGCTTCAGTCCGGAGCTGGTTGATCTCTGTCTTTATGTGATTGACGTGGCCGCAGGCGACAAGATCCCGCGCAAGGGCGGCCCCGGGATCACGCGGTCGGATTTGCTGGTGATCAACAAGATTGACCTGGCGCCTCTGGTGGGAGCTGACCTGGCCGTGATGGAGCGCGACACCCTGCGCATGCGCGGCGATCGCCCCTGGTGCTTTACCAATCTGCACAGCGGTGAGGGGCTGGATTCGGTGGTGGCGTTTGTGTTGCGACAACTACCAAATGTTGAGTCGATTTCCTCGTCTTGA
- a CDS encoding urease accessory protein UreF: MTSLALLQLVSPALPVGAFSYSEGLEVLIQAGALKSEAGLEQWLSAELERGSLRLEAAALATLMADLDRWVNGADQSARLRLLDLDGWLLATREAAEVRAQQRQMGGSLLQLLADMGHPLTEPLPLAWPAAWAWAALSLGVSEADTVEGYLYSWVANQLSAAVRLLPLGPTRAQVLQHRLLPRIAAEAQELLAADPRTLWSAGVGASLAQLSHAELYSRLFRS, from the coding sequence ATGACCTCCCTGGCGTTGCTCCAGTTGGTGAGCCCGGCTTTGCCGGTGGGAGCGTTCAGTTACTCGGAGGGGTTGGAAGTCTTGATCCAGGCCGGAGCGCTGAAGAGTGAGGCTGGTCTCGAGCAATGGTTGAGCGCCGAGCTGGAGCGAGGATCCCTGCGGTTGGAGGCTGCCGCCCTCGCCACCCTGATGGCTGACCTGGACCGATGGGTGAACGGCGCTGATCAGTCGGCCCGACTTCGTTTGCTGGATCTGGATGGTTGGCTGCTGGCCACACGTGAAGCTGCGGAAGTGCGAGCTCAACAACGTCAGATGGGGGGGTCTCTACTGCAGCTGTTGGCTGACATGGGCCATCCACTGACAGAACCACTCCCCCTGGCTTGGCCGGCGGCATGGGCTTGGGCGGCACTGTCGTTGGGGGTGTCGGAGGCTGACACGGTGGAGGGCTACCTCTACAGCTGGGTCGCCAATCAGCTCAGTGCGGCCGTGCGCCTGTTGCCTTTGGGTCCGACCAGGGCTCAGGTGCTTCAGCACCGTCTGTTGCCACGGATCGCAGCTGAGGCCCAAGAGCTCCTCGCTGCTGATCCACGAACCTTATGGTCAGCGGGTGTGGGGGCATCGCTGGCGCAGCTGTCCCATGCTGAGTTGTATTCCCGTTTATTCCGAAGCTGA
- the ureE gene encoding urease accessory protein UreE — protein MSDNASDHKPIVLEHRQVGEAVGDLPPDRRLQLPLTAEDRTVLRGRRRSHCGRSLLLQLPREGALQPGDRLFDQSRSWEVVVIAAPEPLLRVQADSVLELLQAAYHLGNRHVALELHDGDLLLLADSVLEAMLRSRGLHVSACERPFVPEGGAYGGGHSHAHSHSHAHSHETP, from the coding sequence ATGAGTGACAACGCGAGCGATCACAAACCGATCGTGTTGGAGCATCGCCAAGTGGGTGAGGCCGTTGGAGATCTTCCGCCCGACCGCCGCCTGCAATTGCCGCTCACGGCCGAAGATCGCACGGTGCTCCGTGGTCGCCGCCGTAGCCATTGTGGACGTTCTCTTTTGCTTCAGTTGCCGCGGGAGGGCGCCCTTCAGCCCGGTGATCGCTTGTTCGATCAATCCCGGAGTTGGGAGGTGGTGGTGATTGCGGCGCCGGAGCCGTTATTGCGGGTGCAGGCGGATTCAGTCTTGGAGCTCCTGCAGGCGGCGTATCACCTTGGCAACCGCCATGTGGCCCTCGAGCTTCACGACGGGGACTTGTTGTTGCTGGCGGATTCAGTGCTGGAGGCGATGTTGCGCAGCCGTGGCTTGCATGTGAGTGCCTGTGAGCGTCCGTTTGTTCCGGAGGGAGGCGCTTATGGGGGTGGTCACAGCCATGCCCACAGCCACAGCCATGCCCACAGCCATGAAACGCCATGA